One Thiocapsa sp. genomic window, AATGGCGGCTGGCTGACGACCGAGCTGATGAACGACGTCGCCGCCTATCTGGATATGCCGGAGGTGTCCGTCTACGAGGTCGCGACCTTCTACGGCATGTACGATTTAGAGCCGCAGGGCCGTCACAAGGTGTGCGTCTGCAACAGCGTCTCCTGCCTGCTGCTGGGCTCCGAAGAGCTGATCGAGCATGTCGAGCACAAGTACGACGTGCGTCTCGGCGAGACCACGGCCGACGGCCGCTTTACCTTCAAAGAGGTGGAGTGTCTGGGCGCGTGCCGGCATGCGCCCGCGGTGCTGGTCGACAAGACCTATCACGAGAACCTCTCGCCACAAGCACTCGATAAGCTGATCGACGAGCTGGAGTAGGCCGATGGTCCCGAATCAGAACAGCGTCTGTTTTCGCAATATCCACCTGGATACGACGATCCGGCATACCTTGGATGCCTATCGGAGTCTCGGCGGCTACCTGCAGTGGGAGAAGATCCTGCGCGAGCGCCCGGACCCGGCCGACATCATCGAAGAAATCAAGCTCTCGGCGTTGCGTGGTCGCGGCGGTGCAGGCTTCCCGACGGGTCTGAAGTGGAGCTTCATGCCCCGCACGGCGCCCGGCCAAAAGTACATCGTCTGCAACTCGGACGAGGGCGAGCCCGGCACCTGCAAGGATCGCGACATCCTGCGCTACAACCCGCATCAGTTGATCGAGGGCATGGCGATCGCCGGTTACTGTATCGGGGCGACGGTCGGCTACAACTATATCCGCGGCGAGTTCTACGAGCCGATCGAGCGGTGCGAGGAGGCCATTCGCGAGGCCTATGCGGCGGGTCTGTTGGGCAAGGACATCCAGGGCTCGGGCGTGGATTTCGACCTCTACAACCATCTGGGGGCGGGCGCCTACATCTGCGGCGAGGAGACGGCTCTGCTCGAGTCGATCGAGGGCAAGAAGGGACAGCCGCGCTTCAAGCCGCCGTTCCCGGCCCAGGTCGGTCTCTACGGGCGTCCGACCACCATCAACAACACCGAGTCGCTGGCCTCCATCCCGGTCATCCTCGAGAAGGGCGGGAAATGGTTCTTGGAGCAGGGGCGCCCGAACAACGGCGGTCCCAAGCTCTTCTCGGTCACCGGGCATGTCGCTCGGCCGGACAACTTCGAGGTTCCGCTCGGCACACCCTTCCGGGATCTGCTCGAGCTGGCCGGCGGGATGAAGGACGGCCGAGCGCTCAAGGCGGT contains:
- the nuoE gene encoding NAD(P)H-dependent oxidoreductase subunit E, which encodes MSFRNAPLAVIHDRDHSTLFTAEVRELIDRWVAKYPAEWKQSAVMPALTIVQDANGGWLTTELMNDVAAYLDMPEVSVYEVATFYGMYDLEPQGRHKVCVCNSVSCLLLGSEELIEHVEHKYDVRLGETTADGRFTFKEVECLGACRHAPAVLVDKTYHENLSPQALDKLIDELE
- the nuoF gene encoding NADH-quinone oxidoreductase subunit NuoF, whose amino-acid sequence is MVPNQNSVCFRNIHLDTTIRHTLDAYRSLGGYLQWEKILRERPDPADIIEEIKLSALRGRGGAGFPTGLKWSFMPRTAPGQKYIVCNSDEGEPGTCKDRDILRYNPHQLIEGMAIAGYCIGATVGYNYIRGEFYEPIERCEEAIREAYAAGLLGKDIQGSGVDFDLYNHLGAGAYICGEETALLESIEGKKGQPRFKPPFPAQVGLYGRPTTINNTESLASIPVILEKGGKWFLEQGRPNNGGPKLFSVTGHVARPDNFEVPLGTPFRDLLELAGGMKDGRALKAVIPGGSSVPVVPGDVMMDVDMDYDSIAKAGSMLGSGAVIVIAEGTCMVKVLHNLSHFYMHESCGQCTPCREGTGWLERVLRRILDGQGRPGDLDLLDSVAGRIGGRTICALGDAAAMPVQSFLKHYRHEFEHLIERGQSMAA